A genome region from Fusobacterium simiae includes the following:
- a CDS encoding NAD-dependent protein deacylase: MDSKRDEKILGLVNILKNTRYLVFFGGAGTSTDSGVKDFRGKNGLYKTLYKDKYRPEEVLSSDFFYSHRDIFMEYVEKELNINGLKANKGHMALVELEKMGILKAIITQNIDDLHQVSGSKNVLELHGSLKRWYCLSCGKTADRNFSCECGGIVRPDVTLYGETLNQAIVNEAIYQLEQADTLIVAGTSLTVYPAAYYLRYFRGKNLVIINDMDTQYDGEATLVIKDNFSYVMDKVVEKLKNF; encoded by the coding sequence ATGGATAGTAAAAGAGATGAAAAAATTTTAGGTTTAGTTAATATATTAAAAAATACAAGATATCTTGTTTTCTTTGGCGGAGCTGGTACGTCAACAGACAGCGGTGTGAAAGATTTTAGAGGAAAAAATGGACTATATAAAACATTATATAAGGATAAGTATAGACCAGAAGAAGTTTTAAGTTCAGATTTTTTCTATTCGCATAGAGATATTTTTATGGAATATGTTGAAAAAGAATTAAATATCAATGGCTTAAAAGCAAATAAAGGACATATGGCTTTGGTAGAACTTGAAAAAATGGGTATTTTAAAAGCTATAATAACACAAAATATTGATGATTTACACCAAGTATCTGGAAGTAAAAATGTTTTAGAATTACATGGAAGTTTAAAAAGATGGTATTGTTTAAGCTGTGGGAAAACAGCAGATAGAAATTTCTCTTGTGAATGTGGTGGAATAGTTAGACCAGATGTAACATTATATGGAGAAACTTTAAATCAAGCTATTGTTAATGAAGCTATCTATCAATTAGAACAGGCAGATACTTTAATAGTTGCAGGAACAAGTTTAACTGTTTATCCTGCTGCTTATTATTTAAGATATTTTAGAGGGAAAAATCTGGTTATTATAAATGATATGGATACTCAATATGATGGAGAAGCCACATTAGTAATAAAAGATAATTTTTCTTATGTTATGGACAAGGTTGTTGAAAAGTTAAAAAATTTTTAA
- the pta gene encoding phosphate acetyltransferase has translation MSFLGQVRKKALQANRRIVLPETSDERVIRAASQILKEGLAQVILVGNQETIMNSAKAYEVSLSGAKIVDPYNFERLNDYINKLVELRAKKGMTPEEAKKLLLNDLTFFGAMLVKMGDADGMVSGSSSPTANVLRAAIQIIGTQPGVKTVSSVFIMELSQFKDLFGSILVFGDCSVIPVPTSEQLADIATSAAETAVKIAGINPRVALMTFSTKGSAKHECVDRVIEAGRILRERKVQFRFDDELQADAALVKSVGEIKAPLSDVSGNANVLIFPTLSAGNIGYKLVQRLAGANAYGPIIQGLNAPVNDLSRGCSVEDIVVLTAITSAQACVDC, from the coding sequence ATGAGTTTTTTAGGGCAAGTTAGAAAAAAAGCCTTACAAGCAAACAGAAGAATAGTTTTACCTGAAACAAGTGATGAAAGAGTAATTAGAGCAGCTTCTCAAATTTTAAAAGAAGGTTTGGCACAGGTTATTCTTGTAGGAAATCAAGAAACAATAATGAATAGTGCAAAAGCTTATGAAGTTTCATTAAGTGGGGCTAAAATAGTAGATCCATATAATTTTGAAAGATTGAATGACTATATCAATAAATTAGTTGAATTAAGAGCAAAAAAAGGTATGACTCCAGAAGAAGCAAAAAAATTATTACTAAATGATCTTACTTTTTTTGGAGCTATGTTAGTAAAAATGGGAGATGCTGATGGAATGGTTTCAGGATCCTCATCACCTACTGCTAATGTATTAAGAGCAGCCATACAAATCATAGGAACTCAACCAGGAGTAAAAACAGTTTCATCTGTTTTTATTATGGAATTATCTCAATTTAAAGATTTATTTGGAAGTATTTTAGTATTTGGAGATTGTTCAGTTATACCAGTTCCAACTTCTGAACAATTAGCAGATATTGCTACTTCAGCAGCTGAAACAGCAGTTAAAATAGCTGGAATAAACCCAAGGGTAGCATTAATGACATTCTCAACAAAAGGTTCAGCAAAACATGAATGTGTAGACAGAGTTATAGAGGCTGGACGTATTTTAAGAGAAAGAAAGGTACAATTTAGATTTGATGACGAACTACAAGCAGATGCTGCTTTAGTAAAATCAGTTGGAGAAATTAAAGCTCCTTTATCTGATGTGTCTGGAAATGCAAATGTATTAATATTCCCTACATTATCAGCAGGAAATATAGGTTATAAATTAGTTCAAAGATTAGCAGGAGCCAATGCTTATGGACCAATTATTCAAGGTTTAAATGCACCTGTAAATGATTTATCAAGAGGATGTTCAGTTGAAGATATAGTTGTGTTAACAGCTATTACTTCTGCTCAAGCTTGTGTAGATTGTTAA